A region of Clarias gariepinus isolate MV-2021 ecotype Netherlands chromosome 25, CGAR_prim_01v2, whole genome shotgun sequence DNA encodes the following proteins:
- the penka gene encoding proenkephalin a, with protein MALMVNVCWLLVLSACLVLTVRAECTKECALCLYSSLTAQQMDSSTGPCTLECGSSVDLRKLGLCRNALSKDEPATADQQPESDSAEHLLSKKYGGFMKRYGGFMMKKASEDLMKDETDGVSDEELDVLRTILRAGLNADEPGKELQKRYGGFMRRVGRPQWLDEPKSYGLHKRWEEEGAENVLPETHKRYGGFMD; from the exons ATGGCCCTGATGGTGAACGTGTGCTGGTTGTTGGTGCTGAGCGCCTGCTTAGTGCTGACGGTGCGAGCGGAGTGCACTAAGGAGTGCGCACTCTGTCTGTACAGCTCGTTAACGGCGCAGCAGATGGACAGCAGCACCGGG CCCTGCACGTTGGAGTGTGGGAGCAGCGTGGACCTGAGGAAGCTGGGCCTCTGTCGAAACGCTCTGAGCAAAGACGAGCCTGCCACTGCGGATCAACAACCCGAGTCTGACAGCGCCGAGCACCTCCTGTCCAAGAAATATGGCGGTTTCATGAAACGCTACGGTGGCTTCATGATGAAGAAGGCATCCGAAGACCTCATGAAGGACGAAACTGATGGAGTTTCCGACGAGGAGCTGGACGTCCTGAGGACGATCCTGAGGGCGGGCCTGAACGCCGACGAGCCGGGCAAGGAGCTCCAGAAGCGCTACGGAGGCTTCATGCGCAGGGTGGGCAGGCCGCAGTGGCTGGACGAGCCCAAATCCTACGGTCTTCACAAACGCTGGGAGGAGGAGGGAGCGGAGAACGTGTTGCCCGAGACGCACAAGAGATACGGAGGCTTCATGGATTAA
- the sdr16c5a gene encoding short chain dehydrogenase/reductase family 16C, member 5a has product MNFLLETLRVLVLSVYYILESWVKFLLPVGKKSLAGETVLITGAGSGIGRIMATEFASMDVTLVLWDINLDGVKETAQAVKEKSARSVHYYQVDCSDRAEVYRVAKQVKQEVGDVTILINNAGIVTGKKFMDSPDTLVEKTLQVNTMAHFWTYKAFLPAMTEKNHGHLVSIASSAGLIGVNGLADYCASKFAAVGFAESVALELIATGKDGVKTTIVCPYFINTGMFDGCGTKWPHFLPLLEPEYVAKKILNAIQTEQPFLLMPRSMYLLNFLKSFLPFKDAVILGMYFGAFNFMDTFKGRQKKLN; this is encoded by the exons ATGAATTTCCTCCTGGAGACTCTGCGTGTGCTGGTGCTCTCGGTCTATTACATCCTGGAATCCTGGGTGAAATTCCTCCTGCCAGTAGGGAAGAAGAGTCTGGCTGGGGAGACGGTGCTGATCACCGGAGCGGGCAGCGGCATCGGGCGCATCATGGCCACCGAGTTCGCCAGCATGGACGTCACGCTGGTGCTGTGGGACATCAACCTGGACGGGGTGAAGGAGACGGCTCAGGCGGTTAAAGAGAAGAGCGCTCGGAGTGTGCACTACTATCAGGTTGACTGCAGCGATCGGGCTGAGGTGTACCGAGTGGCAAAGCAG GTTAAACAGGAAGTTGGAGACGTCACTATCCTAATCAATAATGCCGGCATCGTCACCGGCAAGAAGTTCATGGATTCTCCAGACACCCTCGTCGAGAAGACGCTCCAAGTTAACACGATGGCTCACTTCTGg ACGTACAAAGCATTCCTTCCAGCGATGACGGAGAAAAACCACGGCCACCTGGTCTCCATCGCCAGTTCCGCAGGACTGATCGGTGTTAATGGTCTTGCAG atTATTGCGCAAGCAAGTTTGCTGCCGTGGGCTTTGCCGAGTCTGTAGCTCTGGAGCTAATAGCCACGGGAAAAGACGGCGTCAAGACGACTATAGTGTGTCCGTATTTCATCAACACAGGGATGTTTGACGGCTGTGGCACAAA atggCCGCATTTCCTTCCCCTCCTGGAACCTGAATATGTTGCGAAGAAGATCTTGAACGCCATTCAGACAGAACAGCCCTTTCTTTTAATGCCAAGGAGCATGtaccttttaaactttttgaaaAG ttTCCTGCCGTTTAAGGATGCCGTGATCCTGGGCATGTACTTCGGAGCTTTCAACTTCATGGACACTTTCAAAGGAAGACAAAAGAAACTGAATTAA
- the LOC128513498 gene encoding uncharacterized protein LOC128513498, protein MERKRVKEPMFRVVKKLKQEHTGHDRNGDVFIVQRDKKVYDAGVYLDGQIVQLKRTFFNHTEIGKINVDGFTGGNRFAIYRKISEIPRSFKENVEEAMSRRLENNFSEYNCIEFVLELLEIYLAPTESDCKKISSGAKPKGFNVVKGFSDEYSGNAKLGDLFIVQSGISVFESYYAGVCCHEKGPEIIQFTSQKIGLLVTSVVNKVHMNTFSADRKFAIYRKKTGIPDSFKKKVDEAMSKMPQNMFFSYDSVQFALELLENKLEKTERDVESLTEQVFGGLSE, encoded by the exons ATGGAGAGGAAACGCGTTAAAGAACCGATGTTCAGAGTTGTTAAGAAGTTGAAACAGGAACACACTGGACATGACCGGAACGGAGACGTCTTCATCGTGCAACGTGATAAAAAGGTCTACGATGCTGGGGTGTACTTAGACGGACAGATCGTTCAGTTAAAAa GAACATTTTTCAACCATACAGAAATAGGCAAAATAAATGTGGATGGGTTCACCGGAGGGAACAGATTTGCAATTTACAGGAAGATCTCGGAAATCCCTCGGTCATTCAAAGAAAATGTCGAAGAAGCAATGAGCAGACGTctagaaaataatttttctgAATACAACTGTATTGAGTTTGTCCTAGAACTTCTTGAAATTTATCTGGCG ccaACTGAATCTGACTGCAAGAAGATTTCCTCTGGCGCTAAACCAAAGGGCTTTAATGTTGTCAAAGGATTTTCTGATGAATACAGTGGAAATGCTAAACTAGGAGACTTGTTCATTGTGCAAAGTGGGATATCTGTCTTTGAATCGTACTATGCTGGAGTCTGCTGCCATGAAAAGGGACCAGAGATTATTCAGTTCACAT CACAAAAGATTGGATTACTCGTGACCAGTGTCGTGAACAAAGTGCACATGAACACATTCTCGGCAGACAGGAAATTTGCAATTTATAGAAAGAAGACGGGAATCCCAGACTCgttcaaaaaaaaagttgatgaaGCCATGAGCAAAATGccacaaaatatgttttttagttACGATTCTGTTCAATTTGCCCTGGAACTACTGGAGAATAAATTGGAG AAAACTGAAAGAGATGTGGAAAGTTTGACTGAGCAGGTATTTGGTGGTTTATCTGAATGA